Proteins from one Roseimicrobium gellanilyticum genomic window:
- a CDS encoding 3D domain-containing protein, translating to MTLKFELPAPGNADLGASDTLWGTYYYVHPAKGLSSGGVPLRTKNGVQLGAPVSQKDWCLGAMEGTIIVSQPDGSTMTLNYESKGDTQEIQCGVYFPNVGDAVIAGTERVRWRKSKGPFGEGSNGFVLVPFRSWAVDRTRIPLGTALYVEEARGVQITLPDGKKVKHDGYFFAADVGGLIKQNHIDSYHGVGKQNPFSFIKSKPEGTFTARIVKRASTIAFLKAEHTA from the coding sequence ATGACATTGAAGTTCGAACTGCCCGCGCCGGGAAACGCCGACCTGGGCGCGAGTGACACGCTGTGGGGAACCTACTACTATGTGCACCCCGCGAAGGGGCTCTCGTCCGGAGGGGTGCCGCTGCGCACCAAGAATGGAGTCCAGCTCGGTGCACCCGTGTCACAGAAGGACTGGTGTCTTGGAGCCATGGAGGGAACCATCATTGTGTCCCAGCCGGATGGTTCAACCATGACCCTGAACTACGAATCCAAGGGGGACACCCAGGAGATCCAATGTGGCGTGTACTTTCCCAATGTCGGTGATGCCGTCATTGCTGGTACGGAACGCGTTCGCTGGAGGAAGTCCAAGGGTCCCTTTGGGGAGGGCAGCAATGGGTTTGTCCTCGTACCCTTCCGGAGCTGGGCTGTGGATCGCACCCGGATTCCACTCGGCACTGCGCTGTACGTGGAGGAGGCCCGTGGAGTTCAAATCACACTGCCGGATGGCAAAAAGGTCAAGCACGACGGCTATTTCTTCGCGGCAGATGTCGGCGGTTTGATCAAGCAGAACCACATCGACAGCTATCATGGAGTCGGGAAGCAGAATCCTTTCAGCTTCATCAAGAGCAAGCCGGAGGGGACTTTCACAGCCCGGATCGTTAAACGTGCCAGTACGATTGCCTTCCTGAAAGCGGAGCACACTGCTTGA
- a CDS encoding BlaI/MecI/CopY family transcriptional regulator, whose amino-acid sequence MAVKKSSASPRTPEAPASISISSAEWSVMELLWEKSPQGSPDICEALTGSEGWKRATSMTLLRRLIDKGAISVEGGAKRWLYSPAVDRERCIAQETRGFLDRLFQGALLPMVAHCLEHQKLSKRELSELRAMLDEATEKKGRQP is encoded by the coding sequence ATGGCTGTGAAAAAATCCTCTGCCTCACCCCGGACACCCGAGGCGCCTGCCTCGATTTCCATTTCCTCGGCTGAGTGGTCTGTGATGGAACTGCTCTGGGAGAAGTCACCCCAAGGCTCGCCGGATATCTGCGAGGCACTCACCGGGAGCGAGGGGTGGAAGCGGGCCACAAGCATGACCTTGCTGCGTCGTCTCATCGACAAGGGCGCCATTTCTGTGGAAGGTGGAGCGAAGCGCTGGCTCTACTCCCCGGCTGTAGACCGCGAACGCTGCATCGCCCAGGAGACACGTGGATTCCTGGACCGGCTGTTTCAGGGGGCATTGCTGCCCATGGTGGCCCACTGCCTGGAGCACCAGAAGCTTTCCAAACGGGAACTGTCCGAACTTCGGGCCATGCTGGATGAGGCCACGGAAAAGAAGGGACGCCAGCCCTGA
- a CDS encoding DEAD/DEAH box helicase: MQFEGLTHQLKLPDLWQHAAVNHLRAGKDVIVSAPTGAGKTFIFELLVQAQHFKRQMVYTVPTRALANDKFAEWTDAGWKVGLATGDLSVNVHAPVLVATLETQIERLLTGEGPALLVMDEYQMIADVSRGSHYEGAIVLTPPDTQLLLLSGSVANPGDLAEWMQRLGRQVEVVATHERPVPLDEVPVETLPQRRNIEGWWPRLAAAALAGDLAPLLIFAPRRRDSESMAKKIADALPPGEPLHLTMEQRALAGKEIAALLEKRVAYHHSGLAYGVRAGLVEPLAKAGQLRVIVSTMGLAAGINFSVRSVHVSSTQFHDGLTEQQLTADDLLQMFGRAGRRGLDERGYVITSRDSPSLMDARPATLRRSSKLSWPLFLRVMRRAALDGREPFQAAKEFAQRLFAKTPPELGLEESAGLPLSGKSADSLFGLKGTRKELRNSAGVWEEWKANRITQVSLGEAMRSVEVFHGPVLADSRYVQGLANGLGRVFKLAKHDGSQLYGKEMALGKVEHVPAGSPDAAADVSTETLRITPTHHLRKLLKIPRHIEVLTIEKVQNVAIPKLLPHFEGASFLAVVEKEGLLYAQFDFAPLLVDATQDASGKWIANAEVRTVERATDTGLTGTGTEGVQNARPGTPVHAWRSLGLVESDGAPTRRGIIFSFFQHGEGLAIAAALEDESYPIAELILHTANLRSDVHFDLPEGGSSERLAAVCRATYGFVNHHGYLEAGLPLGYGEGTAELLGLIAGVSATTTANSNTKTKGGGREVAEGDLSRAYIEWLSLLRHITRAPAHDWTRWTELRQAAGVELEKHLIASHATLRPKLPALTPKQKHDRPRHYLLRER; this comes from the coding sequence GTGCAATTCGAAGGTCTTACTCATCAATTGAAGCTGCCGGACTTGTGGCAGCATGCCGCGGTGAATCACCTGCGTGCGGGGAAGGATGTGATTGTGAGTGCCCCCACGGGCGCTGGGAAGACTTTCATCTTCGAGCTGCTGGTGCAGGCGCAGCATTTCAAGCGGCAGATGGTGTACACGGTGCCAACGCGGGCGCTGGCGAATGACAAGTTCGCCGAGTGGACGGATGCGGGATGGAAGGTGGGCTTGGCGACGGGTGACCTCTCGGTCAATGTGCACGCACCTGTGCTAGTGGCCACGTTGGAAACACAGATTGAGCGGCTGCTCACGGGTGAAGGTCCGGCGCTGCTGGTGATGGATGAGTACCAGATGATCGCAGATGTCTCGCGCGGCAGCCACTATGAGGGCGCCATCGTGCTCACACCGCCGGATACGCAACTGCTGCTGCTCAGTGGAAGCGTGGCGAATCCGGGTGACCTTGCGGAATGGATGCAAAGGCTCGGCCGCCAGGTGGAGGTCGTGGCCACGCACGAGCGGCCGGTACCCCTGGATGAAGTACCTGTGGAAACTCTGCCGCAGCGCCGCAACATCGAAGGCTGGTGGCCACGTCTCGCGGCTGCGGCGTTGGCAGGTGATCTGGCACCGCTGCTTATCTTCGCACCACGCCGTCGTGATTCGGAAAGCATGGCGAAGAAGATTGCCGATGCCCTGCCTCCGGGTGAACCATTGCACCTCACGATGGAGCAGCGGGCCCTCGCAGGAAAAGAAATCGCCGCACTGCTGGAGAAGCGGGTGGCCTATCACCACAGTGGGCTCGCCTATGGCGTGCGCGCAGGCCTGGTGGAGCCACTGGCCAAGGCAGGACAGCTTCGCGTGATTGTCAGTACCATGGGACTCGCCGCTGGCATCAATTTCAGCGTGCGCAGTGTGCACGTGTCTTCCACCCAGTTCCATGATGGCCTTACGGAACAGCAGCTTACCGCGGATGATTTGCTGCAGATGTTTGGCCGTGCGGGCCGTCGCGGGCTGGATGAGCGCGGTTATGTGATCACCTCGCGCGACAGTCCTTCACTCATGGATGCACGTCCGGCCACATTACGGCGTAGCAGCAAACTTTCCTGGCCACTCTTCCTGCGGGTGATGCGTCGTGCGGCTCTGGATGGACGTGAGCCTTTCCAAGCCGCGAAGGAGTTCGCACAGCGGCTTTTTGCGAAGACACCACCGGAACTCGGCCTGGAGGAGTCCGCTGGACTTCCACTCAGCGGCAAATCAGCGGACTCGCTCTTTGGCCTGAAGGGCACCCGCAAGGAACTGCGCAACAGCGCGGGCGTGTGGGAAGAATGGAAGGCCAACAGGATCACGCAGGTTTCGCTGGGTGAGGCGATGCGCTCCGTGGAAGTATTCCATGGCCCTGTCCTTGCTGATTCACGATACGTTCAAGGGCTCGCGAATGGCTTGGGCCGCGTGTTCAAGTTGGCGAAACACGACGGCTCACAGCTTTATGGCAAGGAGATGGCCCTGGGCAAAGTTGAGCATGTTCCAGCCGGATCGCCGGATGCCGCTGCGGATGTGAGCACGGAGACTCTCCGCATCACGCCTACGCATCACCTGCGCAAGCTGCTGAAGATTCCGCGCCACATCGAAGTACTCACGATTGAGAAGGTGCAGAATGTCGCCATCCCGAAGCTGCTGCCGCACTTCGAAGGCGCGAGTTTCCTTGCAGTGGTGGAGAAGGAGGGGCTGCTCTATGCGCAGTTCGACTTCGCACCGCTGCTGGTGGACGCCACCCAGGACGCGAGTGGGAAATGGATTGCGAATGCCGAGGTGCGCACTGTCGAACGGGCCACTGATACAGGTCTCACCGGCACTGGCACCGAGGGTGTACAGAACGCGCGCCCCGGCACACCGGTGCATGCGTGGCGCTCACTCGGTCTGGTGGAAAGTGATGGTGCGCCCACGCGACGCGGCATCATCTTCAGCTTCTTCCAGCATGGTGAAGGGTTGGCCATCGCTGCAGCACTGGAAGATGAGAGCTATCCCATCGCCGAGCTCATCCTACACACCGCCAACCTGCGCAGTGATGTGCACTTTGACCTGCCGGAAGGTGGCAGCAGCGAACGCCTCGCTGCGGTCTGTCGCGCGACCTATGGCTTCGTGAATCACCATGGCTACCTCGAAGCGGGATTGCCGCTGGGCTATGGCGAAGGCACGGCGGAACTGCTGGGATTGATCGCGGGTGTGTCCGCCACAACGACCGCAAATTCGAACACGAAAACCAAGGGAGGCGGACGCGAAGTGGCTGAGGGGGACCTGAGCCGCGCTTACATCGAATGGCTCAGCCTGCTGCGCCACATCACGCGTGCACCCGCGCATGACTGGACGAGATGGACGGAACTGCGGCAAGCAGCGGGCGTGGAACTGGAGAAGCACCTCATCGCCTCTCACGCCACGTTGCGTCCCAAGCTGCCGGCACTCACGCCGAAGCAAAAGCATGACCGGCCACGGCACTATCTGCTGCGGGAGCGTTGA
- a CDS encoding M56 family metallopeptidase: MTPIFESIFLTVLSVSSKAAMMVVVIGFLCLLLRRWISAGWRHGLWLLVFLRLAMPDVGEFRWTLPSWKEETRSTAPPLLESPNPIAPLPLRTDDSRAHDGFSQQMISPIPPDAPTNSPSAPHPALPPSVAQSVPVARPQEEAVPWMLIAAGLWLTGAIAWWICLVAGWLRFRRRVLRPSTPASEGLTHLLAETLVQAGIKSRVQLRMTDKLHTPAICGLWRPVILLPEEAASTLPEEKLRLLLLHELGHTRRMDVMVQVLASLLLGLHWFNPLLWYAHRQLRAEAEEATDAWVLERSGSGETRRYGEVLIDLAARCSWMGWLFFLAPSVIGAAESGSSLRTRIRAISSYRRASRWSVLAGVGCAGVMIATGMTQAPQHEITASEKDKDTNIAEVPKDKATETKETPITRKATPENLATPGFFIAEENKVVLKAGNTFPVPEPRKDMAKDEIGGVVVDEDGKLVAGAKVYARILRRPSGLKNPEAVTSDAEGRWRMKGIPAGMEVSGASGVRGTGPEIKVTVSHPDYVSLDLYYRIPSPGPHIADFRQGKAVLIMEKGLVMKGRVTDTNGKPVANAKVRRGFQERNVDDPTTMTNAEGYYELKHARTGDCRMRIEAKDCAVWMKRVNIEQSGTWDFKLDPAKKLTVRVVDGKGQPIPEAYVVYQGTTHEDHGGGSIAWGTVNDEGKYTWAWTPPRDVTASISHESYQDKKVPVKEQETEVTVTLQARHQITLRILDASTGQLIPNCTVERGQAFPRRRDDMEMQTAWPPNPPLKADAHGMLEDTLREEGELVLYRISAEGYTPFITRVLSAKDHKVVEEVKLRPVKSLAVQILQPDGRPAAGAFVYALLRTRGFVIEDLSVRVHPNLTSSTDAPLEASVEADPNGVCALPSCTDDTSLLVVHESGFATALWTEAPRGTGWKLEPWARAEGTVRDDGKPVAGVEYEYQGSMALPGQHYVSVRFRGKSDAQGQIVMPRVFPAKQAHFAEIIARSNDRVGDYEMKVTRAGETTHFDLTPKGEKSWTVVGRFVTESGPMRDGRTPRSFLVDKERTAAPSASTFKMANVRSDGTFELGPLTSGEYRIQLWDKDKPNFTVKSPLLNLPEVPRGATLAQRRRDIGDVVLVDHASATTKLQTPEGRARFRVTVTDAEGKPLQGASIRPVAYRVKENSGTRMMMKNAVPDLPEEAVLTDASGVAEIACAAKAKDGATLTELQLFVLCEGHVGNYAFFSRANVNSTTSLLKAGTVIAKITRQGKPVESDRVYITSSKESTDADKGFTHEGAGTYKNTSVRAGPLLVQALWKSDEGSLLYSKPMELQVALDKPAACTLELEPGQRLKGRLDSQLPRPVKNARISVCVVNHLKQNENALVSMQDWQEVREDGTFEFTSLPPGQIRVVVLAEGWMHSYESDSWSIVRPLALTMPVPDEVIIPMTRTASCEVTVLGKDGQPLPNVMVTASPALNWDSRANGLLDIHGPRLEQVLSSPLKAIPDWEAYLKTWRSYGVVTDAAGRATITNLPSGSQHLSVISRARKFGDDFNALAEGQSDEIKVGHTGKVILRVQK, encoded by the coding sequence ATGACACCGATTTTCGAAAGCATCTTCCTGACGGTTCTCAGTGTATCGAGCAAAGCCGCCATGATGGTGGTGGTCATCGGATTCCTCTGCCTCCTCCTGCGACGCTGGATATCCGCGGGATGGCGGCATGGACTATGGCTGCTGGTGTTTCTCAGGCTGGCAATGCCGGACGTGGGCGAATTCAGGTGGACGCTGCCCTCTTGGAAGGAAGAGACACGGAGCACCGCGCCACCGCTCCTTGAATCACCGAATCCGATAGCTCCCCTACCCTTGCGCACAGATGACTCACGCGCACATGATGGTTTCTCTCAGCAAATGATATCTCCCATCCCACCGGATGCGCCAACGAACTCGCCTTCCGCACCCCATCCAGCCTTGCCGCCATCCGTAGCGCAGAGCGTACCGGTCGCGAGGCCTCAAGAGGAAGCCGTCCCCTGGATGCTCATCGCTGCCGGTCTCTGGCTGACAGGTGCAATCGCCTGGTGGATTTGCCTGGTGGCGGGATGGCTGCGGTTCCGACGCCGGGTATTGCGGCCCTCGACACCTGCTTCTGAAGGTCTCACTCACCTGCTGGCGGAAACCCTCGTGCAGGCAGGCATCAAGAGCCGGGTGCAGCTTCGCATGACGGACAAGCTGCACACACCTGCCATCTGTGGACTGTGGCGCCCGGTGATTCTGTTGCCAGAGGAGGCGGCATCCACCTTGCCTGAGGAAAAGCTTCGCCTGCTGCTATTGCACGAGCTTGGCCACACGCGCCGCATGGATGTGATGGTGCAGGTGCTCGCCTCGCTGCTGCTGGGATTACACTGGTTCAATCCCCTCCTCTGGTATGCGCACCGCCAGCTTCGTGCCGAAGCGGAGGAGGCGACGGATGCATGGGTGCTGGAGCGCTCCGGCAGTGGCGAAACGCGGCGCTATGGTGAGGTGCTCATCGACCTCGCAGCGCGCTGCTCATGGATGGGCTGGCTGTTTTTCCTCGCTCCCTCGGTCATCGGTGCAGCGGAGAGTGGCAGCAGCCTGCGCACGCGCATCCGCGCGATTTCCAGCTATCGCCGGGCCTCACGATGGTCCGTGCTGGCAGGCGTCGGGTGTGCAGGTGTGATGATTGCCACAGGAATGACTCAAGCGCCCCAACACGAGATCACCGCATCGGAAAAAGACAAAGACACAAACATTGCCGAGGTGCCGAAGGACAAAGCTACGGAAACGAAGGAAACCCCCATCACTCGCAAAGCCACTCCGGAGAATCTGGCCACGCCCGGATTCTTCATCGCTGAGGAAAACAAGGTGGTGCTAAAGGCCGGCAACACCTTCCCCGTGCCGGAACCGCGCAAGGACATGGCGAAGGATGAGATTGGCGGAGTGGTCGTGGATGAAGATGGCAAACTCGTGGCGGGTGCCAAGGTGTACGCTCGCATCCTGAGAAGGCCCTCAGGTCTCAAGAACCCTGAGGCGGTGACCTCGGACGCGGAGGGCCGCTGGCGCATGAAAGGGATACCCGCAGGCATGGAGGTTTCAGGCGCATCAGGCGTGCGCGGCACGGGACCAGAGATCAAGGTAACGGTATCCCATCCTGACTATGTCTCGCTGGACCTTTACTATCGCATTCCATCGCCCGGCCCACACATAGCGGACTTTCGCCAGGGCAAGGCGGTGCTCATCATGGAGAAGGGACTCGTGATGAAAGGCCGCGTAACGGACACCAACGGCAAACCCGTGGCGAATGCGAAGGTGCGTCGTGGTTTTCAGGAACGCAACGTCGATGACCCCACGACGATGACGAATGCGGAGGGCTACTATGAGCTGAAACATGCCCGCACCGGGGACTGCCGCATGCGCATCGAGGCCAAGGATTGCGCCGTATGGATGAAGCGTGTGAACATCGAGCAAAGCGGCACATGGGACTTCAAGCTCGACCCTGCGAAAAAGCTGACGGTGCGCGTTGTGGACGGAAAGGGGCAGCCGATTCCTGAAGCTTATGTGGTGTATCAGGGCACCACGCATGAGGACCACGGCGGAGGCAGCATCGCGTGGGGCACGGTGAATGACGAAGGCAAGTACACCTGGGCCTGGACACCGCCGCGCGATGTCACTGCCAGTATCTCCCACGAGTCCTACCAGGACAAAAAGGTTCCAGTGAAGGAACAGGAGACCGAGGTCACGGTCACGCTTCAGGCACGGCACCAGATCACACTCCGAATCTTGGACGCCTCCACAGGCCAACTGATACCCAACTGCACGGTGGAGCGCGGCCAGGCCTTCCCCCGCAGGCGTGATGATATGGAGATGCAGACCGCATGGCCTCCCAATCCGCCGCTGAAGGCAGACGCGCATGGCATGCTGGAAGATACCCTTCGCGAAGAAGGGGAACTCGTGCTCTACCGCATCAGCGCAGAAGGGTACACACCATTCATCACCCGCGTGCTGAGCGCCAAGGACCACAAGGTGGTCGAGGAAGTGAAGCTGCGGCCCGTGAAATCTCTCGCGGTGCAAATCCTGCAACCTGATGGACGCCCTGCGGCAGGCGCCTTTGTCTACGCACTTCTGAGGACACGAGGCTTCGTGATCGAAGATTTGAGTGTTCGCGTTCATCCCAACCTCACCAGCTCGACCGACGCTCCGCTCGAAGCCAGTGTCGAGGCAGACCCAAATGGCGTCTGTGCCCTGCCCTCCTGCACAGATGACACCTCGCTCCTCGTGGTGCATGAGTCCGGATTCGCCACTGCGCTCTGGACGGAAGCCCCTCGCGGCACAGGATGGAAACTGGAACCCTGGGCCCGTGCGGAAGGAACGGTCCGTGACGACGGCAAGCCCGTGGCGGGTGTGGAGTATGAATACCAAGGCAGCATGGCGCTGCCCGGGCAGCATTACGTGAGTGTCAGGTTCCGAGGCAAATCTGATGCGCAGGGCCAGATTGTCATGCCTCGGGTCTTCCCGGCCAAGCAGGCTCACTTCGCCGAAATCATTGCGCGAAGCAACGACCGCGTCGGAGACTACGAAATGAAGGTGACACGCGCTGGTGAGACCACCCATTTCGATCTCACGCCCAAAGGGGAAAAATCATGGACTGTGGTGGGGCGCTTCGTCACAGAAAGTGGCCCCATGCGTGATGGGCGCACACCGCGCTCGTTCCTTGTGGACAAGGAACGAACCGCTGCGCCGAGTGCAAGCACCTTCAAGATGGCAAACGTTCGCAGCGATGGAACCTTTGAACTGGGTCCTCTCACTTCTGGAGAATATCGCATCCAACTTTGGGACAAGGACAAGCCCAACTTCACGGTGAAGTCGCCATTGCTGAATCTGCCCGAGGTGCCACGTGGTGCGACGCTCGCCCAAAGACGGCGCGACATCGGCGATGTGGTGCTGGTGGACCATGCCTCTGCTACTACCAAACTCCAGACACCGGAAGGCCGTGCCCGTTTTCGTGTCACAGTGACCGATGCGGAAGGCAAACCGTTGCAAGGTGCCAGCATCAGGCCGGTGGCCTATCGGGTGAAGGAAAACTCCGGCACGAGGATGATGATGAAAAATGCCGTACCGGATCTCCCCGAAGAGGCGGTGCTCACGGATGCCAGCGGTGTCGCTGAAATCGCATGTGCTGCCAAGGCAAAGGACGGCGCCACTCTCACGGAGTTGCAGCTCTTTGTCCTCTGCGAGGGACATGTGGGGAACTACGCATTCTTCTCCAGGGCGAATGTGAACTCCACCACGTCCCTGCTCAAAGCGGGCACGGTCATCGCAAAGATCACGAGGCAGGGGAAGCCTGTGGAAAGCGACCGTGTGTACATCACCAGCAGCAAGGAGAGCACCGATGCCGACAAGGGATTCACCCATGAAGGTGCAGGGACCTACAAGAACACCTCTGTGCGTGCAGGTCCGCTGCTGGTACAGGCCTTGTGGAAGTCTGACGAGGGCAGCCTGCTTTACAGCAAGCCGATGGAATTGCAGGTGGCCCTCGACAAGCCAGCCGCTTGCACCCTGGAGCTTGAGCCAGGTCAGCGGCTCAAGGGCCGCCTTGATTCGCAACTTCCCCGTCCCGTGAAGAACGCACGCATCAGCGTGTGCGTGGTGAATCACTTGAAGCAAAATGAAAATGCTCTCGTTTCGATGCAGGACTGGCAGGAAGTGCGTGAGGATGGCACCTTCGAATTCACCTCGCTGCCACCCGGACAGATTCGCGTAGTCGTGCTGGCAGAGGGGTGGATGCATTCCTATGAATCCGATTCGTGGAGCATCGTGCGCCCCCTGGCGCTCACCATGCCTGTGCCAGACGAAGTCATCATTCCTATGACACGAACCGCCTCCTGCGAGGTGACAGTGCTGGGAAAGGACGGCCAGCCACTCCCCAATGTGATGGTAACCGCCTCGCCCGCTCTCAACTGGGACAGCCGGGCCAATGGCTTGCTGGACATCCACGGCCCGCGTCTGGAGCAGGTCTTGAGTTCACCGCTCAAAGCCATTCCAGATTGGGAAGCCTACCTGAAGACATGGCGCTCCTATGGCGTCGTCACCGATGCCGCAGGGCGTGCCACCATCACGAATCTACCCTCCGGTTCGCAGCACCTCAGCGTCATTTCCAGGGCGCGGAAGTTCGGAGATGATTTCAACGCACTCGCAGAAGGGCAAAGCGATGAAATCAAAGTGGGCCATACAGGGAAGGTGATCCTGCGAGTTCAGAAGTGA